A window of Drosophila subobscura isolate 14011-0131.10 chromosome E, UCBerk_Dsub_1.0, whole genome shotgun sequence contains these coding sequences:
- the LOC117891714 gene encoding uncharacterized protein LOC117891714: protein MILIRGQYETAQLGAAIIVYVIMFLCGCNVVTFHYVPDLPTVLFLYTLVLLSHHLRVLFLRPVQNTWQFLLELAGAYVIGQLAILIIWESFYAVLDLCRMSLESTVLFQNIFHISPTLFFHLRHDPIYLLKLMVAVYSAIKMTVLTKANEYALACCRTMSYYEEEDIMQRLRNAANSKNVQTNRTRATSRAMPRSRKATPANGRQRSQSRRR, encoded by the coding sequence atgATATTAATACGCGGCCAGTACGAGACCGCCCAGCTGGGTGCAGCGATTATCGTTTACGTGATTATGTTCCTGTGCGGCTGCAATGTGGTAACCTTCCATTATGTGCCTGATCTGCCCACCGTTCTGTTCCTCTACACTTTGGTGCTGCTGTCCCACCACTTGCGTGTTCTGTTCCTGCGTCCAGTGCAGAATACCTGGCAGTTTCTCCTGGAGCTGGCTGGAGCCTATGTCATCGGCCAGCTGGCCATACTGATCATTTGGGAGTCGTTCTATGCCGTGCTGGATCTCTGCCGCATGTCGCTCGAGTCCACTGTGCTTTTCCAAAACATCTTCCACATCTCACCGACGTTGTTTTTCCACCTTCGCCACGACCCTATTTATCTCTTGAAGTTGATGGTCGCGGTTTACAGTGCCATTAAGATGACCGTTTTAACCAAAGCGAATGAATATGCCTTGGCCTGCTGCCGAACTATGAGCTACTATGAGGAGGAAGATATTATGCAAAGATTACGGAATGCTGCCAATTCGAAGAATGTGCAAACCAATCGCACCAGGGCCACGTCGCGTGCTATGCCGCGATCCAGAAAGGCCACTCCAGCCAACGGGCGGCAGAGATCGCAGAGTCGAAGACGTTAA